The following coding sequences lie in one Equus asinus isolate D_3611 breed Donkey chromosome 1, EquAss-T2T_v2, whole genome shotgun sequence genomic window:
- the TRPV6 gene encoding transient receptor potential cation channel subfamily V member 6 isoform X1: MGLPFPKEKGLILCLWRKFCRWFQRQESWAQSQDEQYLLQQKRIWEYPLLLAAKENDVKALNKLLKNGACEVLQRGAMGETALHIAALSDNLEAALVLMEAAPELVFEPMTSELFEGQTALHIAIMNQNVNLVRALLAHGASVSARATGTAFHRSPHNRIYFGEHPLSFAACVGSEEIVRLLIEHGADIRAQDSLGNTVLHILILQPNKTFACQMYNLLLSYDGRGNHLQSLDLVPNLQGLTPFKLAGVEGNTVARQILDQTPVKELVSLKWKRYGQPYFCMLGAIYLLYMICFTMCCIYRPLKPITSNCTGAEDIIILQQKLLQEAYLTPKDGIRLVGELVSVVGAVILLLAEIPDILRVGFTCFFGQTILGGPFHVITITYSCMVLVTMVMRLTNTEGEAVPMSFALVLGWCNVMYFARGFQMLGPFTIMIQKMIFGDLMRFCWLMAVVILGFASAFYIIFQTESPKELGHFHDYPMALFSTFELFLTVIDGPANYDVNLPFMYSLTYAAFAIIATLLMLNLLIAMMGDTHWRVAHERDELWRAQVVATTVMLERKMPRCLWPRSGICGREYGLGDRWFLRVEDKQDLNQQRLRRYAQIFHNLGSDDEVDKESELGKESELDKDAERLQLGLPFSPYLSLATPSVSRSTSRSSTNWERLRQGTLGRELKGALNRGLEDGEGWEYQI; the protein is encoded by the exons GATCTGGGAGTACCCTCTCCTTCTAGCTGCCAAAGAGAATGATGTAAAGGCTCTCAACAAGCTGCTCAAGAATGGGGCCTGTGAGGTGCTCCAGAGAG GAGCCATGGGGGAGACAGCACTGCACATAGCTGCTCTCTCTGACAACTTGGAGGCGGCCTTGGTGCTGATGGAGGCTGCCCCGGAACTTGTCTTTGAGCCCATGACATCTGAGCTCTTTGAGG GTCAAACTGCATTGCATATAGCCATTATGAATCAGAATGTGAACTTGGTGAGAGCCCTGCTTGCCCACGGGGCCAGTGTTTCTGCCAGAGCTACAGGCACAGCTTTCCACCGCAGCCCCCATAACCGTATCTACTTTG GGGAGCACCCTTTGTCCTTTGCTGCCTGTGTGGGCAGTGAAGAGATTGTGAGGCTGCTTATTGAGCATGGAGCCGACATCCGGGCCCAGGACTCCCTAG GAAACACAGTGTTGCACATCCTCATCCTCCAGCCCAACAAAACCTTTGCCTGCCAGATGTACAACCTGCTGCTGTCCTATGATGGGCGCGGGAACCACCTGCAGTCCCTGGACCTTGTGCCCAATCTCCAAGGTCTCACCCCCTTCAAGCTGGCCGGAGTGGAGGGCAACACTGTG GCTCGCCAGATCCTGGACCAGACGCCGGTGAAGGAGCTGGTGAGCCTCAAGTGGAAAAGATATGGGCAGCCATACTTCTGCATGCTGGGTGCCATTTACCTGCTGTACATGATCTGCTTCACCATGTGCTGCATCTACCGCCCCCTCAAGCCCATCACCAGTAACTGCACTGGCGCCGAGGACATCATTATTCTACAGCAGAAGCTGCTCCAG GAGGCCTACTTGACCCCTAAGGATGGCATCCGACTGGTGGGGGAGCTGGTGAGTGTCGTTGGAGCTGTGATCCTTCTGCTTGCAGAG ATTCCAGACATCTTGAGAGTGGGGTTCACTTGCTTCTTTGGACAGACCATCCTTGGAGGACCATTCCATGTCATCAC GATCACCTATTCCTGCATGGTGCTGGTGACCATGGTGATGCGGCTCACTAACACCGAAGGAGAGGCAGTGCCCATGTCCTTTGCCCTGGTACTGGGCTGGTGCAACGTCATGTACTTTGCCCGAGGATTCCAGATGCTGGGCCCCTTCACCATCATGATCCAGAAG ATGATTTTTGGTGACCTGATGCGATTCTGCTGGCTGATGGCAGTGGTCATCCTGGGCTTTGCCTCAG CCTTCTATATCATCTTCCAGACAGAGTCCCCCAAAGAGCTGGGCCATTTCCACGATTACCCCATGGCACTGTTCAGCACCTTTGAGCTCTTCCTCACCGTCATCGATGGCCCTGCCAACTATGACGTGAATCTGCCCTTCATGTACAGCCTCACCTATGCTGCCTTTGCCATCATCGCCACGCTGCTCATGCTCAACCTCCTTATCGCCATGATGGGTGACACTCACTGGAGGGTGGCCCATGAGCGGGATGAGCTCTGGAGGGCCCAG GTCGTGGCCACCACAGTGATGCTGGAGCGGAAGATGCCTCGCTGCCTGTGGCCTCGGTCCGGGATCTGCGGGCGGGAGTATGGACTGGGGGACCGCTGGTTCCTGCG GGTGGAAGACAAACAGGATCTCAACCAGCAGCGACTCCGGCGCTATGCACAGATCTTCCACAACCTGGGCTCCGACGATGAGGTGGACAAGGAATCGGAGCTGGGCAAAGAATCGGAGCTGGACAAAGATGCTGAAAGACTGCAGCTGGGCCTCCCCTTCAGCCCCTACCTGTCCCTTGCTACCCCCTCGGTGTCTCGGAGTACCTCCCGTAGCAGCACCAACTGGGAGAGGCTTCGGCAGGGGACCCTAGGGAGAGAATTGAAGGGAGCGCTCAACAGGGGTTTGGAAGATGGGGAGGGCTGGGAATATCAGATCTGA
- the TRPV6 gene encoding transient receptor potential cation channel subfamily V member 6 isoform X2, whose translation MGLPFPKEKGLILCLWRKFCRWFQRQESWAQSQDEQYLLQQKRIWEYPLLLAAKENDVKALNKLLKNGACEVLQRGAMGETALHIAALSDNLEAALVLMEAAPELVFEPMTSELFEGQTALHIAIMNQNVNLVRALLAHGASVSARATGTAFHRSPHNRIYFGEHPLSFAACVGSEEIVRLLIEHGADIRAQDSLGNTVLHILILQPNKTFACQMYNLLLSYDGRGNHLQSLDLVPNLQGLTPFKLAGVEGNTVMFQHLMQKRKHIQWTCGPLTSTIYDITEIDSSGDEQSLLELIVTTKKREARQILDQTPVKELVSLKWKRYGQPYFCMLGAIYLLYMICFTMCCIYRPLKPITSNCTGAEDIIILQQKLLQEAYLTPKDGIRLVGELVSVVGAVILLLAEIPDILRVGFTCFFGQTILGGPFHVITITYSCMVLVTMVMRLTNTEGEAVPMSFALVLGWCNVMYFARGFQMLGPFTIMIQKMIFGDLMRFCWLMAVVILGFASAFYIIFQTESPKELGHFHDYPMALFSTFELFLTVIDGPANYDVNLPFMYSLTYAAFAIIATLLMLNLLIAMMGDTHWRVAHERDELWRAQVVATTVMLERKMPRCLWPRSGICGREYGLGDRWFLRVEDKQDLNQQRLRRYAQIFHNLGSDDEVDKESELGKESELDKDAERLQLGLPFSPYLSLATPSVSRSTSRSSTNWERLRQGTLGRELKGALNRGLEDGEGWEYQI comes from the exons GATCTGGGAGTACCCTCTCCTTCTAGCTGCCAAAGAGAATGATGTAAAGGCTCTCAACAAGCTGCTCAAGAATGGGGCCTGTGAGGTGCTCCAGAGAG GAGCCATGGGGGAGACAGCACTGCACATAGCTGCTCTCTCTGACAACTTGGAGGCGGCCTTGGTGCTGATGGAGGCTGCCCCGGAACTTGTCTTTGAGCCCATGACATCTGAGCTCTTTGAGG GTCAAACTGCATTGCATATAGCCATTATGAATCAGAATGTGAACTTGGTGAGAGCCCTGCTTGCCCACGGGGCCAGTGTTTCTGCCAGAGCTACAGGCACAGCTTTCCACCGCAGCCCCCATAACCGTATCTACTTTG GGGAGCACCCTTTGTCCTTTGCTGCCTGTGTGGGCAGTGAAGAGATTGTGAGGCTGCTTATTGAGCATGGAGCCGACATCCGGGCCCAGGACTCCCTAG GAAACACAGTGTTGCACATCCTCATCCTCCAGCCCAACAAAACCTTTGCCTGCCAGATGTACAACCTGCTGCTGTCCTATGATGGGCGCGGGAACCACCTGCAGTCCCTGGACCTTGTGCCCAATCTCCAAGGTCTCACCCCCTTCAAGCTGGCCGGAGTGGAGGGCAACACTGTG ATGTTCCAGCACCTGATGCAGAAGCGGAAGCATATCCAGTGGACATGTGGGCCGCTGACCTCCACTATCTATGACATCACGGAGATTGACTCCTCGGGGGATGAGCAATCTCTGCTGGAACTTATTGTTACCACCAAGAAGCGGGAG GCTCGCCAGATCCTGGACCAGACGCCGGTGAAGGAGCTGGTGAGCCTCAAGTGGAAAAGATATGGGCAGCCATACTTCTGCATGCTGGGTGCCATTTACCTGCTGTACATGATCTGCTTCACCATGTGCTGCATCTACCGCCCCCTCAAGCCCATCACCAGTAACTGCACTGGCGCCGAGGACATCATTATTCTACAGCAGAAGCTGCTCCAG GAGGCCTACTTGACCCCTAAGGATGGCATCCGACTGGTGGGGGAGCTGGTGAGTGTCGTTGGAGCTGTGATCCTTCTGCTTGCAGAG ATTCCAGACATCTTGAGAGTGGGGTTCACTTGCTTCTTTGGACAGACCATCCTTGGAGGACCATTCCATGTCATCAC GATCACCTATTCCTGCATGGTGCTGGTGACCATGGTGATGCGGCTCACTAACACCGAAGGAGAGGCAGTGCCCATGTCCTTTGCCCTGGTACTGGGCTGGTGCAACGTCATGTACTTTGCCCGAGGATTCCAGATGCTGGGCCCCTTCACCATCATGATCCAGAAG ATGATTTTTGGTGACCTGATGCGATTCTGCTGGCTGATGGCAGTGGTCATCCTGGGCTTTGCCTCAG CCTTCTATATCATCTTCCAGACAGAGTCCCCCAAAGAGCTGGGCCATTTCCACGATTACCCCATGGCACTGTTCAGCACCTTTGAGCTCTTCCTCACCGTCATCGATGGCCCTGCCAACTATGACGTGAATCTGCCCTTCATGTACAGCCTCACCTATGCTGCCTTTGCCATCATCGCCACGCTGCTCATGCTCAACCTCCTTATCGCCATGATGGGTGACACTCACTGGAGGGTGGCCCATGAGCGGGATGAGCTCTGGAGGGCCCAG GTCGTGGCCACCACAGTGATGCTGGAGCGGAAGATGCCTCGCTGCCTGTGGCCTCGGTCCGGGATCTGCGGGCGGGAGTATGGACTGGGGGACCGCTGGTTCCTGCG GGTGGAAGACAAACAGGATCTCAACCAGCAGCGACTCCGGCGCTATGCACAGATCTTCCACAACCTGGGCTCCGACGATGAGGTGGACAAGGAATCGGAGCTGGGCAAAGAATCGGAGCTGGACAAAGATGCTGAAAGACTGCAGCTGGGCCTCCCCTTCAGCCCCTACCTGTCCCTTGCTACCCCCTCGGTGTCTCGGAGTACCTCCCGTAGCAGCACCAACTGGGAGAGGCTTCGGCAGGGGACCCTAGGGAGAGAATTGAAGGGAGCGCTCAACAGGGGTTTGGAAGATGGGGAGGGCTGGGAATATCAGATCTGA